gcagctacagctccgaatggacccccagcctggaaacctccatatgctgtgggtgcggccctaaaaagtgaggaaaagggaggagaaaaaaaaaaaaaggcttatctCAGTcatataaaattgtaaaacatACTTGAAATACTGAGGAAACGATTAagataatttttcaataaatagtgtagGGAAAATAGGCTCACCATTttggaggggaaagaaaaaactaGATCCCAACCTTCTCCTTATGCCAAAATAAACTTTGTGTATTAAgatttaaatggctttttttaaaatggtgccagaaggagttccctggtggcctagtagttaaaggATCTcatattgtcattgctgtggcatggttttgatccctgacccaggaacttcctcatgttgtgagtgtggttaaaaaaaaaatcatgccagaaataaaacctaaatatttctttttactttttagaaataaTCTTGGAGTCAGGAATGCCTTTGTGTATCTAACACAAAACCCTGgtgccataaaagcaaaaaattggaCAATTTACATAAATTTTGAAGTTAACCTCCTGAATTTACAAAAATCAATGATGAATTGGTCAGTTTATTTGAGCAAAGGGTATGATTCATATATATAGGAAAAACAAATGACCAGTAAACATGAGTGAAATACCACTCTCATTCATAACTAGAGAAATGTTGATCAAAACAATGAATTATGGGTTATTCCCTTAGGAGATTTgcacactttttttcttgtttgataaAATCCAGCATTGGTAAGGGTGCAGGGAAATAGACACTGTCATTTACTGGGGCAGGAGTGTGACTAGAAGCAACCTTTCTGGAAACTGGTtttattcagtttatatatattgagattatatattacatatctcAAGCACATAATACTTTGACCTAGCAATACCAGTGGTAGACATTGCTCTCTAGATATTTCCAGAGATATGCCAAGATAGTTATGCACAGATGTCCAATGTGGTGTTGCTCATAATTTCAAAGACCCAGACAATTgaaattctgtcttttttgtttgtttgtttttgtctttttaggcccactcttgtgacatatggaggttcccaggctaggggtcaaattggagctgtagctgctggcttacaccacaggcacagcgacttgagatccgagccatgtctgtgacctacaccacagctcacggcaacactggatccttaacccactgcgtgagacCAGCAATCAAAtccaaggatcctagtcaggtttgttaactgctgagccacaacgggaactcccaaagggacAAGGGATTTCTGTGTTGTCTCTTTCCTTTATAAGGTCACTAATGCCATTCAGGTGGGCTCTGCCCTCATTGTCTAATCGTCCCCCAAAGCAAATACCCACCACATTGAGGTAgagtttcaacatgtgaatttaaGGACACAGTCAAATCAGTCTATAGCATGTCGGATGATCTGCATGCTAATTGAATGACAGAAGCTAAGTGTAGAATAGAATGTAGGTGATGAGCTCATTTGCataggaatttttatttctttatatctttgggggaccgcacctgcagtataGGGAAATTtgccgggccagagattgaacctgagttgcAGTTGTGGGTAGAAATTTTTGAAGGATGTATATTATTTATTCTGATAATGCATAGAGaagtttctagaaatatacacAGGAGTTTGTTAATGGTGATTTCTTCTGGGGGAAGAAACTAGGGCTAAATGGAGAGGTTTTTCTAACaactttttgtaaattttttatgtgtatcatccccccacccccctgtttTTCAGATAGCTACAAACAAAATTCTTCAGTGACCAGAGCAGAGAATCCAGATGTAGCTCTCAAAATTTACATAACCTCTAGGCTATACATTTATATAgttaaattttcctttgaaattacaGACACCTAAGTAGTTTATTTCCTggcttgcttttaaattttttctttaaaattattaaatttgggagttcccattggggctccatggttaacgaacccaactagtttccaggaggacatggattcgatccctgaccttcctcagtgggttagggattcggcattgctgtgagttgcagagtaggttgcagacgtggctcagatttctcattgctgtggctgtggcgtaggttggcagctacagctccaactcgacccctagcctgggaatctccgaatgccacagatgcagccctaaaaaaaagacaaaaatattattaaattggtattattatttttttttttctttgctgaccgccccatggcatatggagttcccaggccagggatcagatctgaactacacttgtgacctatgccacagctatggcaacactggatccttaacccactgtgccaggcaagggTTCagcctgcgtcccagggctccagaggtGCTGCaatcccattgtgacacagttcACAAGGATCTCCTGTGAAATGTTTTAAGAGCTATAAACCATAAATTAATACTTCATTCTAAAAACACTctcttggcgttcccatcatggctcggtggttaacaaacccaactagtatccatgagtactcaggttcgatccctggccttgctcagtggatcaggatccagcattgctgtgagctgtggtgtaggctggcagctatagctctgatttgacccctaacctgggaaccttcatatgccatgggtacgacaaccctaaaaagactaagataaaataaaataaataaaaatgttgtcttcttaaagttattttgttttacttgggATTTATATAGCTTCAAATATTTCTGGATTCCATTTTCCCACTCAGACACAGGCAAAATCAAGAATTAATACCATAAAGAATGGTGGGTGGTGCTTGCTTTTGGCACCGTCACACCTGCAAGCCTTGCTCTGGAGGATGACAGCTCCACCCACAGTGCCCACAAGTAGGGGGAACTTTGTGGAACTGTGGACCTTGTCTTAATTTTCTTATAGTGATCGGTACGTTTCTCTTGGGGCTAGAATTAGtactaatttttctctttcttgtagcACCGAACGAGATTTGTGATGAAATGGAGCCTGGAACAAACTCTTTTCGAGTAGAATTTCCTGACTTTTCCAGCACCATTCTGCAGAAACTAAACCAGCAGCGCCAGCAGGGACAATTATGTGATGTCTCCATTGTTGTCCAAGGCCACATTTTCCGGGCACACAAAGCTGTTCTTGCTGCCAGTTCACCCTACTTCTGTGACCAGGTACTCCTGAAAAACAGCAGGAGGATTGTTTTGCCTGATGTGATGAACCCCAGAGTGTTTGAGAACATTCTCCTATCAAGTTACACGGGACGTCTAGTAATGCCTGCTCCAGAAATTGTCAGTTACTTAACAGCAGCAAGCTTCCTCCAGATGTGGCATGTGGTAGACAAATGCACTGAGGTTTTAGAGGGAAACCCCACAGTCCTTTGTCAGAAGCTAAATCATGGCAGTGACCACCAGTCTCCAAGCAGCAGTAGTTATAATGGCCTGGTAGAGAGCTTTGAGCTGGGCTCTGGGGGCCACACCGATTTCCCCAAAGCCCAGGAACTGAGGGATGGAGAGAATGAAGAGGAGAGCACCAAAGACGAGCTGTCATCTCAGCTCACCGAGCATGAATACCTTCCTAGCAACTCGTCCACAGAGCACGACCGGCTGAGCACTGAAATGGCGAgccaggatggggaggagggggccagcGACAGTGCCGAGTTCCACTACACCCGGCCCATGTACAGCAAGCCCAGCATCATGGCTCACAAACGCTGGATCCACGTGAAGCCCGAGCGCTTCGAACAAGCGTGCGAGGGCATGGATGTGCACGCGCCCTACGACGAGCACCAGGTCACAGAGTCCATCAACACCATGCAGACAGAGCACTCCGTCCAGCCCTCGGGAGTAGAGGAGGACTTCCACATCGGGGAGAAAAAGGTGGAAGCGGAGTTTGATGAACAGGCTGATGAAAGCAATTATGACGAGCAGGTGGACTTCTATGGCTCTTCCATGGAAGAGTTCTCCGGAGAGAGGTCAGATGGGAATCTGATTGGGCACAGACAGGAGGCTGCCCTAGCATCGGGTTACACTGAGAATATTGAAATGGTCACAGGAATTAAAGAAGAAGCTTCCCACCTGGGATTCTCAGCCAGCGACAAGCTGTATCCATGTCAGTGTGGGAAAAGTTTCACGCACAAGAGTCAGAGGGATCGACACATGAGCATGCACCTTGGCCTTCGGCCttatggctgtggtgtctgtggtAAGAAATTCAAAATGAAGCATCATCTCGTGGGCCACATGAAAATTCACACAGGCATCAAGCCATATGAGTGTAATATCTGTGCAAAGAGATTTATGTGGAGGGACAGTTTCCACAGGCATGTGACTTCTTGTACCAAGTCCTACGAAGCTGCAAAGGCTGAGCAGAATACGACTGAGGCTAACTAAAAATAGGATCTGGTCTTTGAGTggcaggcacaaaaataaactatggTAATTATGCAAATCTGGGCACAGATGATGCGTGCTACTTGCTATTATGagagaagcttaaaaaaaaagaaagatatttctgaGAGACCAGCTCTAAGTAGGCCaattaaaaaatctaattctTGAAATTTGTATGTTCCAGGCCTGGAGTGGGTAATGGGGATACATTAGCCCCCTCCCCACTTGGCAAGGTAAACCCTCAGGCCTGTTGTGATCGAGGCAGGTGGACTTGGGGATAAAGACACCTGCACGTGGAACTGGACTCCAACCCACCAGTTCCATTTCAAGTGGCAGCAGTTTTTGATCACTCATTATTACAAGGTCATgttggaattttattttgctcttactATAGATACTTAGGTaatgttggtttgttttggtagCTGCTTCACTGAATGAAATGCTACTTATGTAATAGCTACAAATAATGTGATTCCTAGGATACGAAGTTGATTAACAGAGCTCTCTTAGCTGGTTTTATTCTTCTAAAGGGTATTTTAACTACAACTATGGAGATACTAAGAGGGTGACATTCTAAGTATGAAACAAATAACTTATGGtacaagcctcagtttctctaagATGCCACTGTCACAATGTGTTTCAGACTCTTGACaagtcaattttatattttagtactaACATTTAGTTGAAACAATTGTATCTAATTGTAATTCTCTAGGGTGCCAGAGATAGGTGTTCCTAATAGGTTCTCTGTCCCAAATCCTGTTTGTTTAATTGTAGCATCTACATGGCGGGATCTGCTCTGTGGCTAGTAGACATCTAGCCTGCTTCACCTCTGCCACGGTACCATTGGCTGCTCCAGCTGATATACTCTGTCTTAGGTTATGGAGCTTCCTGAAGAGATCAGGCAGTGACCACAGTTATTGGGGAGGAGCCAGAAGTCACGGCTGAGAACTTCAGGAGCTAATAGAGTGCTACGGTGACACTCCAACTTAGAATGAGAGTTGCAGAATTTGGAGTATCGGGTTATACttgatggggtggggggactgcCCAAGAAAAGAGGAGTCTTGAAAATACACTGGCAGGGGAGATACTCATAAAGGGGTACACTGAGCTAATAATTCCAGCTCTTGATGAGTGCTGGAATGTGttttaaaggggaaaagaaagagtcCTAATTTTAGAAAGTAGTCCACAGATTCACGCTCCCATATTATAAAGCTGCATAAATTTACAAGTCATAGCTatacctaccaaaaaaaaaaaaaaaccaagaaaagcaGCTATTCTGAGACCTTTTCTGAGGATCAGTCAGAGGTTTTAGGTTAAAAAGGAAGCATATATTCAGGATGTTTTAAGCTGTGTAATATACCTGAAGTCACCAGGGTAGGACAGGGTGCTACTGTTAACTTTACCGTAAACTTACTGGTTTATTATTTCTTAgtggaaactttttttccttaaaataaaaataacttttcctggatttggggtgaaattttgttttaaaagtttggCTTTGCTCTAATATGATGGACATTGCTGGCAATGGCCTCTGATCCTCAAGCTCCTACCATCAAGGCATTTAGTTGTTAAACGTTATTTGAAAGGGGGAAGAAAGACTTATTTACCAGTTAACTCTTGTAATCGAGGTTACAGACCAGGGATCTACTCATTAACACTGTATCATTCTCGATATATAAAAGCACTTtgtatttaaaactttattataaatatatatattatattgattttttttaacctagaaaCTAGATATTACCTCTTGGTTGTTTGCCACATT
The nucleotide sequence above comes from Phacochoerus africanus isolate WHEZ1 chromosome 2, ROS_Pafr_v1, whole genome shotgun sequence. Encoded proteins:
- the ZBTB43 gene encoding zinc finger and BTB domain-containing protein 43; the protein is MEPGTNSFRVEFPDFSSTILQKLNQQRQQGQLCDVSIVVQGHIFRAHKAVLAASSPYFCDQVLLKNSRRIVLPDVMNPRVFENILLSSYTGRLVMPAPEIVSYLTAASFLQMWHVVDKCTEVLEGNPTVLCQKLNHGSDHQSPSSSSYNGLVESFELGSGGHTDFPKAQELRDGENEEESTKDELSSQLTEHEYLPSNSSTEHDRLSTEMASQDGEEGASDSAEFHYTRPMYSKPSIMAHKRWIHVKPERFEQACEGMDVHAPYDEHQVTESINTMQTEHSVQPSGVEEDFHIGEKKVEAEFDEQADESNYDEQVDFYGSSMEEFSGERSDGNLIGHRQEAALASGYTENIEMVTGIKEEASHLGFSASDKLYPCQCGKSFTHKSQRDRHMSMHLGLRPYGCGVCGKKFKMKHHLVGHMKIHTGIKPYECNICAKRFMWRDSFHRHVTSCTKSYEAAKAEQNTTEAN